One window of Sphingobacteriales bacterium genomic DNA carries:
- a CDS encoding tetratricopeptide repeat protein has translation MSATKRQTCFFGTVVLISLFFSANGFVFANETESKTVLIQASTDSIRKVAVSPRKALLQLSDQGKEFYRNGEYENAFGFFAEALKLAVELNDYEQTLGLLTYLGQISYLLSAHKESLDYFHHALDVGGNNIPQSKKAQIYSGLADTYLALGDYNQALSYQLKSLEIRETLKDEKEIAKSYYGLGSVFFEQKLYSQALDYYKKALEVWKKIDNPQWVLTTLSAIGTTYGSMGKWDQALYFDLEALKLVEKDQNKDVSAMAYILHSAGVNYTDLGDFKNAEDYLFRSYKLAPQTGNQQFESNTLESIGYMYMKSGKYEISIDYFNRALQIATKIGAKSDIAKIKNSLAEAYHKTGNQEAAYQYLKQHATLKDSLLTSEMIDRMNNLQNSYEIQKKEKEVALLTSKNKLKKLYLYFASLGGLALIVLLWLAYGRYKAETKAKYLVEMKNAEIEVQNKKLAVSNSDLEQFAYVASHDLKEPLRMINNYSNLLNKRYQNKIDESGKEFLYYISDAATRMDKLLDGLLEYSRVNRKNLDSKNINLAEVVKTVTNTLQERIKQTKAKVYIGKLPSIQANYTQMIQVFQNLMGNALKFNNSDGAEIIIDSYLEEDDYVFMVKDNGIGIDEENIDRIFQVFQRLHTHREYEGTGIGLSITKKIVERYGGKIWVTSEPGKGSTFYFTLPKATQLTEKTIVEPASQTPALALELINNNITAI, from the coding sequence ATGTCAGCTACAAAACGACAAACTTGTTTTTTCGGGACCGTTGTTTTAATTTCGCTGTTCTTCTCAGCAAATGGCTTTGTGTTTGCTAATGAAACCGAAAGTAAGACCGTTCTTATTCAAGCATCAACTGACAGCATTAGAAAAGTTGCCGTTTCTCCCCGCAAAGCACTATTACAACTTAGCGACCAAGGCAAGGAGTTTTACCGGAACGGCGAATATGAAAATGCCTTCGGTTTTTTTGCTGAAGCACTCAAATTAGCAGTTGAACTCAACGATTATGAACAAACGCTCGGTTTACTGACCTATTTAGGGCAGATTAGCTATTTGTTGAGTGCGCATAAGGAATCTCTTGACTATTTTCACCATGCGCTCGATGTGGGTGGAAATAATATACCCCAATCCAAAAAAGCGCAGATTTACAGCGGTCTTGCAGATACCTACCTTGCTTTGGGCGACTATAACCAAGCGCTTTCCTACCAGTTAAAATCTCTCGAAATCCGAGAAACGCTTAAAGATGAAAAAGAAATAGCTAAGTCTTACTACGGACTTGGCTCTGTTTTTTTTGAACAAAAACTCTATAGTCAGGCGCTTGATTATTATAAGAAAGCGCTCGAAGTCTGGAAAAAAATTGACAATCCTCAATGGGTACTCACTACCCTTTCTGCGATTGGCACTACTTATGGCAGTATGGGCAAATGGGATCAGGCATTATATTTTGATTTGGAGGCCTTAAAGTTGGTTGAAAAAGACCAAAACAAAGATGTCTCAGCTATGGCCTACATTCTTCACAGTGCTGGTGTTAATTATACCGATTTGGGAGATTTTAAAAATGCAGAAGATTACTTATTCAGGTCGTATAAATTGGCACCTCAGACCGGGAATCAGCAGTTTGAGTCCAATACGTTGGAATCGATAGGATATATGTATATGAAGTCGGGCAAATACGAAATTTCGATTGACTATTTTAACCGCGCCTTACAAATTGCTACCAAAATCGGTGCTAAATCCGACATCGCAAAAATCAAAAACTCTCTGGCTGAGGCTTATCATAAAACCGGTAATCAGGAAGCCGCTTATCAATACCTTAAGCAACATGCTACTTTAAAAGACTCGCTCCTGACAAGTGAAATGATTGACAGGATGAACAACCTCCAAAACAGCTACGAAATACAGAAAAAGGAAAAAGAAGTAGCCTTATTAACTTCAAAGAACAAATTGAAAAAGCTGTATCTTTATTTTGCTTCGCTCGGTGGTTTGGCACTGATCGTGTTGCTTTGGTTAGCTTACGGACGATATAAAGCAGAAACCAAAGCCAAATATCTGGTTGAGATGAAAAATGCCGAAATCGAGGTGCAAAACAAAAAACTGGCAGTCTCCAACAGCGATTTGGAGCAGTTTGCCTATGTGGCATCTCACGATTTAAAAGAGCCGCTCCGAATGATCAATAACTATTCTAACCTGCTTAACAAACGTTATCAAAACAAAATTGACGAATCCGGTAAAGAGTTTTTATACTATATATCGGATGCGGCAACCCGTATGGATAAATTGTTAGACGGACTGCTTGAATATTCAAGGGTGAACCGCAAAAACTTAGATTCAAAAAATATAAACCTCGCCGAAGTGGTAAAAACCGTTACCAACACACTTCAGGAAAGGATTAAACAAACCAAAGCCAAAGTTTATATAGGCAAACTGCCCTCTATTCAGGCTAACTATACTCAAATGATTCAGGTTTTTCAAAATCTGATGGGTAATGCGCTTAAATTTAACAATTCAGACGGTGCTGAAATTATAATAGATTCTTATTTGGAAGAAGACGACTATGTTTTTATGGTCAAAGACAACGGAATTGGTATAGATGAGGAGAACATAGACCGTATTTTTCAGGTCTTTCAACGCTTGCACACCCATCGTGAATATGAAGGCACCGGAATTGGATTGTCTATTACCAAAAAAATTGTCGAGCGATACGGCGGTAAAATTTGGGTTACCTCAGAACCCGGAAAGGGCAGTACTTTTTACTTTACCCTTCCGAAAGCCACCCAGTTGACCGAAAAAACCATAGTTGAGCCTGCCTCTCAAACACCGGCTTTGGCGTTGGAACTCATCAATAATAATATAACTGCCATTTGA
- the mnmG gene encoding tRNA uridine-5-carboxymethylaminomethyl(34) synthesis enzyme MnmG codes for MFKEYDVIVVGGGHAGCEAAAAAANLGSSVLLITMNMQVIGQMSCNPAMGGVAKGQIVREIDALGGYSGIVTDKTMIQFRMLNLSKGPAMWSPRAQNDRMLFAAEWRHMLEETPNLDFWQDMVTEILVKDKVVSGVKTSLGIEITAKSVVLTNGTFLNGLIHIGEKNFGGGRAGERSATGLTACLNSLGFESGRMKTGTPPRVDGRSLDYSKMEVQEGDYPPGKFSFTETPKLAEQRCCWITYTNKEVHNILHTGFDQSPMFSGRIKGIGPRYCPSIEDKIERFSERERHQIFVEPEGWKTIEIYVNGFSTSLPEDVQYKAMLKIPGFENVRMFRPGYAIEYDYFPPVQLNHTLETKLVSNLFFAGQINGTTGYEEAACQGLMAGINAHQKVHELEPVVLSRSEAYIGVLIDDLINKGTEEPYRMFTSRAEYRILLRQDNADIRLTPLGYKLGLASQERYDRMLLKKNQSESIIKEFLESSISPEEVNQILEEKDTPAIKNKVKLMSLLLRPQIGMSDLVKVPKVLDLLNEYDAEAVEQAEINAKYESYINKEQEMAEKMSRLEAIKLFSDFDYSTLVALSSEAREKLSKIKPLTLGQASRISGVSPSDISVLLIHMGR; via the coding sequence ATGTTTAAAGAGTATGATGTTATTGTAGTTGGAGGCGGTCATGCCGGATGTGAAGCTGCCGCTGCTGCTGCAAATTTGGGTTCAAGCGTTTTACTGATTACCATGAATATGCAGGTAATCGGACAAATGTCTTGCAATCCGGCAATGGGAGGAGTTGCTAAAGGTCAAATAGTCAGAGAAATAGATGCACTTGGTGGATATTCAGGAATCGTTACTGACAAAACGATGATTCAATTTCGAATGTTGAATTTGTCAAAAGGTCCGGCTATGTGGAGCCCAAGAGCACAAAACGACAGAATGTTATTTGCCGCAGAATGGAGACACATGTTGGAAGAAACGCCAAACCTGGATTTCTGGCAAGATATGGTTACAGAAATCTTAGTCAAAGATAAGGTGGTTTCAGGAGTAAAAACGAGTTTAGGAATTGAAATCACGGCTAAATCAGTAGTATTAACCAACGGGACTTTTTTAAATGGTCTGATACATATCGGCGAAAAAAATTTTGGTGGAGGAAGGGCAGGAGAGCGCTCTGCAACCGGATTGACGGCATGTTTGAATAGCCTTGGATTCGAATCCGGCAGAATGAAAACCGGAACACCGCCAAGAGTGGACGGCAGAAGTTTGGATTACAGTAAAATGGAAGTTCAGGAGGGTGATTATCCTCCGGGAAAATTCTCATTTACAGAAACTCCAAAACTCGCCGAACAACGGTGTTGCTGGATTACCTATACCAACAAAGAAGTTCACAATATCCTGCATACAGGTTTCGACCAATCCCCTATGTTTAGCGGTCGTATTAAAGGCATCGGACCCAGATATTGCCCTTCAATTGAAGACAAAATTGAAAGATTTTCTGAGAGAGAAAGACATCAAATTTTTGTAGAACCGGAAGGGTGGAAAACAATAGAAATCTATGTAAACGGCTTCTCTACCTCATTGCCCGAAGATGTGCAGTATAAGGCTATGCTTAAAATTCCGGGATTTGAAAATGTCCGTATGTTTCGTCCGGGGTATGCCATAGAATACGATTATTTCCCTCCGGTTCAGTTAAATCATACCCTCGAAACAAAATTAGTGAGTAACCTGTTTTTTGCCGGTCAAATTAATGGCACCACCGGTTACGAAGAAGCTGCATGTCAGGGATTGATGGCCGGTATCAATGCGCACCAAAAAGTGCATGAGCTTGAACCTGTTGTTCTTAGTCGTTCTGAAGCATATATCGGTGTGTTGATAGACGACCTGATCAATAAAGGCACCGAAGAACCGTACCGGATGTTTACCTCCCGCGCCGAATACCGCATCCTCTTAAGACAAGATAATGCCGATATTCGACTGACCCCCCTGGGTTATAAATTAGGATTGGCAAGTCAGGAACGCTATGATAGAATGTTACTGAAGAAAAATCAATCTGAGTCCATTATAAAAGAATTTTTAGAATCGTCTATATCCCCTGAAGAAGTTAATCAAATATTGGAAGAAAAAGACACTCCGGCTATAAAAAACAAGGTAAAATTGATGAGCCTGTTGTTACGCCCTCAGATAGGAATGTCTGATCTTGTTAAGGTTCCCAAGGTGCTTGATTTGTTAAATGAGTATGACGCAGAAGCAGTTGAACAGGCAGAAATCAATGCCAAATATGAAAGTTATATCAACAAAGAACAGGAAATGGCCGAAAAAATGAGCCGGCTTGAAGCGATTAAGCTGTTTTCTGATTTCGATTACAGCACTTTAGTAGCCTTATCATCTGAAGCCCGTGAAAAACTCAGCAAAATAAAACCGCTTACATTAGGACAAGCAAGCAGAATTAGCGGGGTTTCTCCTTCTGATATTTCGGTCTTGCTTATACACATGGGCCGTTAA
- a CDS encoding COX15/CtaA family protein, protein MTDKNKRQLGFFLIAALVIIFFQVIIGGVTRLTGSGLSITEWKPVTGTFPPLTAESWQSEFDKYRETPQYHKLNKGMTLSEFKFIYFWEWLHRLWGRIGFLFILAIFAVMLYRKQLDRPAIRHFLVFLFLYLCQGLLGWIMVKSGLVDMPWVSHYRLTAHLLLAVALFSYVLWFISDLLIPEDQRPVNSSLKKFTFLLITLLILQVSYGGFMSGLRAAMYYPSFPDMNGQFVPDTIFSMNPFLLNFTENIATIQFVHRSLAYLLFILIMIFWWKARKISTGQSVFITTVNFLPVLLFIQFALGITVLLLSKYGIPVGFGVAHQAVGLLLLSTVLLVSFQLKKTNGHQSG, encoded by the coding sequence ATGACAGACAAGAATAAGAGACAGTTAGGGTTTTTTCTGATAGCAGCGTTGGTAATTATATTTTTTCAGGTAATCATCGGAGGAGTAACACGGTTAACAGGTTCCGGATTGTCTATAACCGAATGGAAACCGGTAACAGGAACATTTCCACCACTAACTGCCGAAAGCTGGCAGTCTGAATTTGATAAATACCGCGAAACACCGCAATACCACAAACTCAACAAAGGCATGACTCTGTCCGAGTTTAAGTTTATTTATTTTTGGGAATGGCTTCACCGGCTTTGGGGGCGCATTGGATTTTTGTTCATTTTAGCCATTTTTGCAGTGATGCTGTACCGGAAACAGTTAGACCGGCCTGCCATCCGCCACTTTTTAGTGTTTCTGTTTCTTTATTTGTGTCAGGGGCTATTGGGCTGGATCATGGTCAAAAGCGGGTTGGTTGACATGCCTTGGGTAAGTCATTACCGCCTGACTGCACATTTGTTGTTGGCTGTTGCGTTGTTTTCTTATGTTTTATGGTTCATTTCGGATTTACTCATCCCTGAAGATCAAAGACCGGTCAATTCTTCTCTGAAAAAATTTACCTTTTTACTGATTACATTGCTGATCTTACAGGTTTCATACGGGGGCTTTATGTCAGGATTAAGGGCGGCAATGTATTACCCCTCATTCCCCGACATGAACGGACAGTTTGTGCCGGATACTATCTTTTCAATGAACCCATTTCTGCTCAATTTTACCGAAAATATCGCTACTATTCAGTTCGTTCACCGAAGTTTGGCCTATCTGCTTTTTATACTGATCATGATATTTTGGTGGAAAGCAAGAAAAATATCAACAGGTCAATCCGTTTTCATAACCACCGTCAACTTTCTGCCGGTTTTGCTCTTTATACAGTTTGCCTTGGGTATAACGGTATTATTGCTTTCTAAATATGGGATTCCGGTTGGTTTTGGCGTAGCACATCAGGCAGTAGGTCTGTTGTTGCTTAGCACAGTATTATTGGTTTCTTTCCAGTTAAAAAAAACAAATGGGCACCAATCAGGGTAA
- a CDS encoding SPOR domain-containing protein codes for MKSLFQTFLSAMVFGLIVYFVYVVYDGNKDRVSWGETNQKLSDEAEKVSEKFDKNVRKVEKIYNKVKDELEEGEPDNTPLQPDGYSGGGADTPPAAPSSQPVNTKQPSGKGDVPVNTTTTSTTRPTSPPQTTGIGSPRSAGNSSDTTTPYDIQLAIIKSSAFHPKNYLSLNDLGTIYTEPASDNRTRVILGSFYGRVRSEQILAIAKQRGFSDAFLILGGKSAPVTPVVNYNTRRLTPNSYMVQLAAMYSPQVKKIKDLSKFGNVYYEYAADRDITKILIGPYETKDEAERAVKTVRLKEYPKAFSRRLTAQDISNLEQIH; via the coding sequence ATGAAAAGTTTGTTTCAAACCTTTTTGAGTGCTATGGTCTTCGGGCTGATTGTCTATTTTGTTTATGTTGTCTATGACGGCAATAAGGATCGTGTGAGTTGGGGGGAAACAAACCAAAAGTTGAGCGATGAGGCAGAAAAGGTTAGTGAGAAATTCGACAAAAACGTCAGAAAGGTTGAAAAAATTTATAATAAAGTTAAAGACGAACTGGAAGAAGGTGAGCCTGACAATACACCTTTGCAACCTGACGGATATTCTGGAGGGGGCGCTGATACTCCTCCTGCCGCTCCCTCTTCCCAACCGGTAAATACCAAACAACCTTCCGGTAAAGGCGATGTCCCTGTAAACACTACCACAACTTCAACAACCCGACCTACATCTCCACCACAAACAACCGGTATCGGCTCGCCCCGGTCTGCCGGCAATTCATCCGATACAACTACTCCTTACGATATTCAATTGGCGATAATAAAGAGCTCTGCTTTTCATCCAAAAAACTACTTGTCTCTGAACGATTTGGGAACAATATATACCGAACCTGCCTCTGATAACCGCACCCGGGTGATTTTGGGTTCTTTTTACGGACGGGTCAGGTCGGAACAAATTCTGGCGATTGCCAAACAACGAGGGTTTAGCGATGCCTTTTTAATTTTGGGCGGTAAAAGCGCGCCGGTTACTCCTGTTGTCAATTACAATACCCGCCGGCTAACTCCCAATAGTTATATGGTTCAACTGGCAGCTATGTACAGTCCACAGGTTAAAAAAATAAAAGACCTCAGCAAGTTTGGCAATGTATATTATGAATATGCTGCCGACCGCGATATTACCAAAATCCTGATTGGTCCTTACGAAACAAAAGACGAAGCAGAAAGAGCCGTAAAAACAGTTCGGCTTAAAGAATATCCTAAAGCGTTTTCCCGCCGCCTTACCGCACAGGACATCAGCAATCTGGAGCAAATCCATTAA
- a CDS encoding carboxylesterase family protein, translated as MNRCITLSVFLVLVCCLLPHLALWAQETCTNNRYLSENFTVTRTENIPYGNAPALVYPPYISENSTYNKQLVLDLYLPDADTLTKRPAIVMAFGGAFLVGWKQQPQLVDFCNAMARRGYVVAAIDYRLGFNIANTNSAVRAVYRAAQDLKAAVRFLKHHAVEYGIDTNYVYAGGNSAGGISAVHSAYVSEVERNTNPLLSATFGGGGIFNAWPDLGCTECSGNNLGQSPYNISGSPDLVISLWGAIADLNFIQSPTDPPIISFHGLNDNIVLPDGGAPFSYPVFPTLYGSVSIADRCNTVGVLNELHTFDFGHEVWILPDEALYIQQKTADFLYEFLKPATPEISGPVSACANSIATYSVQPHADHTFCWMIQGGDILTNPANSHTITVQWGEGNGSVSVRKINRNLYESDAANLDVNIILPAVPQNLLIPTAGYIQTTAIWQPVPGVAYEVSYQPTGGDTWTTQYTTLNSINISNLPACTRYEIRVRSYCGDTYSDYAYNSFTTNCIRAKVKVFLEGPFNLSTGNMNTDLLNSGLLPNEQPYNLPPWNYDGSEWIPALPFGAVDWVLIEIRSTSDVSIVTDRAAGILMSNGTVKASDGTDGVLLRNTPNAGSFYLVVRHRNHAPVMSKGPVLLPNAFAYDFTQNPAQVFGPNQLLQLSPSTYVLYAADYEQNGIVNYTDYNLLQPNLGQPQTAYSIYDGNLDGWINLADFELYAKNAGYIGVGLLRY; from the coding sequence ATGAATCGATGCATTACACTATCGGTCTTCTTGGTTCTTGTATGTTGCTTGCTTCCTCATTTAGCTCTTTGGGCACAGGAAACTTGTACAAATAATCGTTACCTGTCGGAAAACTTTACCGTTACCCGAACCGAAAACATACCTTACGGTAATGCCCCTGCATTGGTTTATCCTCCCTATATCTCAGAAAACAGCACATACAATAAACAGTTGGTGCTCGACTTGTACCTGCCCGATGCCGACACATTAACTAAACGTCCGGCAATTGTGATGGCTTTCGGAGGCGCATTCTTGGTTGGTTGGAAACAACAACCTCAATTGGTTGACTTTTGCAATGCTATGGCAAGGCGTGGTTATGTAGTTGCAGCTATTGACTACCGGTTGGGCTTCAACATTGCCAATACCAACAGCGCCGTAAGAGCGGTATATCGCGCAGCGCAAGACCTGAAGGCTGCCGTTCGCTTCTTAAAACATCATGCAGTCGAGTATGGTATAGATACCAACTATGTGTATGCCGGGGGAAACAGTGCCGGAGGCATCAGCGCCGTTCATTCGGCTTATGTCAGTGAAGTTGAGCGCAATACAAATCCATTGTTAAGTGCCACATTTGGAGGAGGGGGTATATTTAATGCCTGGCCTGATTTGGGATGTACCGAATGTTCCGGAAATAATCTGGGGCAATCCCCTTACAATATATCGGGTTCTCCCGATTTGGTCATCAGCCTTTGGGGTGCAATTGCCGACCTGAATTTTATTCAATCGCCCACCGACCCACCGATTATCTCTTTCCACGGTTTGAACGACAATATCGTACTTCCCGACGGAGGTGCACCATTCAGTTATCCGGTATTTCCTACACTTTACGGTTCTGTCAGTATTGCCGACCGTTGTAATACTGTGGGGGTTTTAAACGAATTGCACACTTTTGATTTTGGCCATGAGGTATGGATTTTGCCCGACGAAGCCCTGTATATCCAGCAAAAAACTGCGGATTTTCTTTATGAATTCCTGAAACCGGCAACTCCCGAAATTTCAGGACCTGTTTCAGCTTGTGCCAACAGCATTGCCACTTACTCCGTACAACCTCATGCCGATCACACCTTTTGCTGGATGATTCAGGGGGGCGATATCCTTACCAATCCTGCCAATAGTCATACCATCACCGTTCAATGGGGCGAAGGCAACGGCAGTGTCAGTGTCAGAAAAATTAACCGCAACCTGTATGAAAGCGATGCTGCCAACCTCGATGTAAACATCATCCTACCTGCAGTTCCTCAAAACTTGTTGATTCCTACTGCCGGATATATTCAAACTACTGCTATCTGGCAACCTGTTCCGGGTGTTGCTTATGAAGTCAGCTATCAACCCACCGGCGGGGATACCTGGACTACACAATACACAACGCTTAACAGCATTAACATTTCCAACCTGCCGGCATGTACCCGCTATGAAATCAGGGTAAGAAGCTATTGCGGGGATACTTATAGCGACTATGCCTACAACAGTTTTACCACCAACTGTATCAGAGCCAAGGTAAAAGTGTTTTTAGAAGGACCTTTCAACCTTTCGACCGGCAACATGAACACGGATTTGCTTAATAGCGGGCTATTGCCCAATGAACAGCCGTACAACCTGCCCCCCTGGAATTATGACGGCAGTGAATGGATTCCTGCCCTCCCGTTTGGTGCTGTGGACTGGGTTTTGATAGAAATAAGAAGCACTTCAGATGTTTCGATAGTTACCGACCGTGCGGCGGGAATACTGATGAGCAACGGAACGGTGAAGGCTTCCGATGGAACAGACGGGGTTTTGTTGCGCAATACTCCAAATGCCGGAAGTTTTTACTTAGTTGTTCGTCATCGAAACCACGCCCCTGTGATGAGCAAAGGTCCGGTCTTGTTGCCCAATGCTTTTGCTTATGATTTTACCCAAAATCCCGCTCAGGTTTTTGGGCCAAACCAACTCCTACAGTTAAGCCCTTCGACCTATGTTTTATATGCTGCCGATTATGAACAAAACGGCATCGTTAATTATACCGACTATAACCTCCTTCAACCCAACTTGGGACAACCCCAAACCGCCTACTCCATTTATGACGGAAATTTAGACGGCTGGATCAACCTCGCCGATTTCGAGCTTTATGCCAAAAACGCCGGATACATCGGAGTCGGCCTGCTCAGATATTAA
- a CDS encoding oligosaccharide flippase family protein, whose amino-acid sequence MLKKIISASVVYTMLSFFQPLLSLLLQPIYLNWFSNEDYALFSLMNSYSSFVTLISALGIGGGVFTFYYDYHHNKEELDRYIGNVLTFCIWTIGIFSLLIFPFGNFLFSILFTNNDSILFYPYGAIATIGGISAAIVTPFIVFLRNGNNLFAYVTLILITALGGFIGQLVFIVLFKAGITGALWGKTIGSVFGATLVIVKNRKQLFWKPDWSYLKNTLEFMKFSTPASVFAWMYMYVDRFLIERMLNMLLLSVYSLLHVLTSTIELASYAVKNAITPFVFAKLKESETEGTPVNNISIYRFYYLFIVLFASTVVVVVTNIHWLTSNIYYHSIATYVFLYASGYIIGSLIEIGNIYIYYEKKSPKLLMYGLFSISLNVGLNIFLVPVYQLWGVVLASFFARFFTFFAYFIPHRKLLRIFFTRRELALFLLVFMVFAIAHWATVFQFISIGNVGIIQFFIVAIIIISLNRSIPVQVYRFLNSMINFRMQ is encoded by the coding sequence ATGTTAAAAAAAATCATATCTGCATCGGTTGTCTATACGATGCTTTCTTTTTTTCAACCACTCTTGTCTTTATTGTTACAGCCGATTTATCTAAATTGGTTTAGCAATGAAGATTACGCCTTATTTTCTCTGATGAACAGCTATTCCTCATTTGTTACTTTAATTAGTGCATTGGGTATAGGTGGCGGTGTTTTTACCTTTTATTACGACTATCACCACAACAAAGAAGAGCTTGACCGGTACATCGGAAACGTACTTACTTTTTGTATCTGGACTATTGGAATCTTTTCTTTACTGATTTTTCCTTTCGGTAATTTTCTTTTTTCGATTCTTTTTACCAATAACGATTCCATTTTATTTTATCCTTACGGGGCTATTGCAACTATTGGGGGTATTTCGGCAGCTATTGTTACTCCTTTTATCGTTTTTTTGCGAAATGGAAACAATCTTTTTGCCTATGTTACCCTGATTTTGATAACTGCCTTGGGTGGTTTTATAGGGCAGCTTGTCTTTATTGTTTTGTTTAAAGCGGGCATAACAGGCGCTTTATGGGGTAAAACGATAGGATCTGTATTTGGAGCTACCCTGGTTATCGTGAAAAACAGAAAGCAGCTTTTCTGGAAGCCCGATTGGAGCTATCTGAAAAATACGCTGGAATTTATGAAATTCTCAACACCTGCTTCCGTGTTTGCATGGATGTATATGTATGTGGACCGGTTTTTAATTGAAAGGATGTTGAACATGTTATTGTTGAGTGTTTACAGCTTGTTGCATGTCCTTACTTCCACGATTGAGCTGGCTTCTTATGCTGTTAAAAATGCAATAACGCCTTTTGTGTTTGCTAAACTAAAGGAATCTGAAACTGAAGGAACACCGGTTAATAACATTTCTATATATCGTTTCTATTATTTATTTATTGTGCTATTTGCTTCAACGGTTGTTGTAGTGGTAACAAACATTCATTGGTTAACATCTAACATTTATTATCACAGCATAGCCACCTATGTTTTTCTATATGCATCCGGTTATATTATCGGAAGTTTGATTGAAATTGGGAATATATATATTTATTATGAAAAAAAATCTCCTAAACTCTTGATGTATGGATTGTTTTCTATTAGTTTGAATGTAGGGCTTAATATCTTCTTGGTTCCTGTTTATCAACTTTGGGGGGTGGTTTTAGCCTCCTTTTTTGCCCGCTTTTTTACTTTTTTCGCCTATTTTATCCCACACCGAAAATTATTACGGATATTTTTTACGCGCAGAGAATTAGCCTTGTTTTTATTGGTTTTTATGGTTTTTGCCATAGCACATTGGGCAACAGTTTTTCAATTTATTTCAATCGGCAATGTCGGAATAATTCAATTTTTTATAGTTGCAATAATCATAATATCTCTGAACAGATCTATCCCTGTTCAGGTGTACAGGTTTTTAAATTCCATGATTAATTTTAGAATGCAATAA
- a CDS encoding TIGR00730 family Rossman fold protein has translation MKNICVFCGSNTGILKEYKQQTEELGKIIAQRNLKLIYGGGNVGLMGILADTVLGLNGQVVGVIPDFLMRKEVGHTGLNVQIIVQTMHERKQKMAELSDAFIVLPGGIGTMEEFFEIFTWAQLGLHNKPFAILNSGGYYHHLLAFLDLAVEHKFLSAANRNMIITDTEVQSLFTKLDSYQPPSTEKWMEFLQT, from the coding sequence TTGAAAAACATCTGTGTTTTTTGCGGCTCGAATACCGGGATTTTAAAAGAATATAAGCAGCAGACTGAAGAGTTAGGGAAAATTATCGCACAACGGAATCTAAAACTAATCTATGGCGGGGGAAATGTGGGGTTAATGGGCATACTTGCCGATACTGTTCTCGGGTTGAACGGTCAGGTTGTCGGAGTAATTCCTGATTTTCTGATGCGCAAAGAAGTGGGACATACCGGATTAAATGTGCAAATAATTGTGCAAACTATGCATGAGCGCAAACAGAAGATGGCAGAACTCTCAGACGCATTTATCGTCTTGCCGGGCGGGATTGGAACGATGGAAGAGTTCTTTGAAATTTTTACCTGGGCACAACTTGGATTGCACAATAAGCCTTTCGCGATTCTCAACTCAGGAGGGTATTATCATCACCTTTTAGCCTTTTTGGATCTGGCGGTAGAACATAAATTTTTGAGCGCTGCTAACCGCAATATGATTATAACCGATACTGAAGTACAGTCGCTGTTTACAAAATTAGACAGTTATCAGCCGCCTTCAACAGAAAAATGGATGGAATTTCTGCAAACATAA